In Ignavibacteriales bacterium, the following are encoded in one genomic region:
- a CDS encoding T9SS type A sorting domain-containing protein, whose translation MKRITTTVLAIAIFLLLAQSNANAGGGISGNKTIPGDYPTVASAINDLNGNGVGAGGVTFNIAPGYTETIPAGGYKIDIVTNLPTVSSPVVFQRSGAGTNPKLQTDAGGSGVISVTTLGTYGDAIIELVGTDYITFSNIDFVENYTGTSQTLRTEFGIVMLRKSSTDGCKYVTITGCTILQQQTNTLSLCIAALSRDTAGTTTNATTISGRHEHISIQGCTLNNSYNGMMFIGSSSSPPYDLYDHFFDVGSITGNTLINIGSGLSNGVSNYTRLGFYITNQDSINISNNTIRVNTGNQNGSAMAILMSSGNNTTVTVDNNDISDTCGGSTIAHYAIYANMGANGTDNLVSITNNKIHSCRYDGATTATNYYIYVGVHIYKINISGNTIRDNYVGNGSSTARSTQYGIYVSALSFISGSMLTISDNEIKNLRRFQSAPGQGHTYGVYLSTAGESYEISGNIIDSIYNPAPGGTLTAIYSQYTAPGKQSIHDNTIRNLFKELSNNTIRGIHNNNNTDTIEIYNNTIFNLLSDSGAGRVDGIYCFGSQADGYESIYDNTLYNLVNNSTGNTTGIFTQNSNGSDNRTINVSGNEVHDVVNEGAGQTGGIFVDGSSMGNISANRVYNIINEGADEVTYSPAYGMLLDGSAGYTNYNVFNNMISEIYAPLDNSGYGIPGLWIDGGDTANIFYNTIYMDGSSPGTNSASFALYLNGNTDATLKNNILVNKFTTGTTIGIFNTGGAIYNPASNNNNVYVSGGPLNIYYLDSMTLHTTFSAFQTAVAPAETNSFTENSPFMNVSSHPYNLDMKTNVATLCEGGAMPIAGITTDIHGTTRNPTMPDVGADEFNGIGPITQAPVLVYPANNAVLVEVNPLMNWDDVGSAVNYHIQISTDSTFGSTLVDVDTVTSSQLQLGNNFLAVNTKYYWRVSGKNTLGEGPFSSVWNFTTGVTNIEPSSLPTVYELYQNYPNPFNPTTKIKFDIPKSGFVSLKVYDITGREIATLVNNDLEPQRYEVEWNGSQFASGVYFFRITAGDFVKVQKMILVK comes from the coding sequence TGGCACAAAGCAATGCGAATGCCGGGGGCGGCATATCAGGTAACAAAACAATACCGGGGGATTATCCCACCGTCGCCTCCGCGATTAACGATCTAAACGGCAACGGTGTAGGCGCTGGCGGTGTTACTTTTAATATTGCGCCGGGATATACCGAGACTATTCCTGCCGGAGGTTATAAGATAGACATCGTTACTAACCTACCTACCGTGTCCAGCCCGGTTGTATTTCAACGTAGCGGAGCAGGGACTAACCCCAAATTACAAACTGACGCCGGAGGTTCGGGAGTAATATCGGTAACCACATTGGGAACGTATGGTGATGCGATCATAGAACTGGTTGGCACGGATTACATAACATTCAGCAATATAGATTTTGTAGAGAATTACACCGGCACGTCACAGACGCTTAGAACGGAATTTGGTATTGTAATGCTAAGGAAGTCTTCTACGGACGGGTGTAAATATGTTACAATAACGGGATGCACGATATTACAGCAACAGACAAATACATTGTCACTATGCATAGCAGCTTTGAGCAGGGATACAGCCGGTACCACAACTAATGCAACGACAATAAGCGGAAGACACGAACACATTTCAATACAGGGGTGTACGCTGAATAACAGCTACAACGGAATGATGTTTATCGGTTCATCATCATCACCGCCTTATGATCTTTATGACCATTTCTTTGATGTAGGAAGCATCACCGGAAATACTCTGATAAATATCGGAAGCGGGTTATCTAACGGTGTTTCAAACTATACCAGGCTTGGATTTTACATCACAAACCAGGACAGTATAAACATCAGCAATAATACCATAAGAGTAAATACGGGAAATCAGAACGGATCGGCAATGGCAATTTTAATGAGCAGCGGTAATAATACAACAGTAACAGTCGATAATAACGACATATCCGATACTTGCGGAGGTTCAACCATCGCCCACTATGCTATCTATGCAAATATGGGCGCAAATGGCACCGATAACCTGGTCAGCATAACTAATAACAAAATACACAGCTGCAGATATGACGGCGCAACCACAGCAACTAATTATTACATATATGTAGGAGTGCACATATATAAAATAAATATATCAGGAAATACGATAAGGGATAATTACGTCGGTAATGGCAGTTCCACTGCGAGGAGTACTCAATACGGAATTTACGTTTCAGCGCTAAGTTTTATCTCTGGATCAATGCTTACAATTTCTGATAATGAAATAAAAAATCTAAGACGGTTTCAATCAGCACCCGGTCAGGGACATACTTATGGCGTATACCTCTCAACCGCGGGAGAGAGCTATGAAATCAGTGGCAACATAATAGACAGTATATACAATCCTGCTCCCGGAGGAACCCTGACAGCGATTTACAGTCAATATACAGCTCCCGGAAAGCAAAGCATACATGATAATACGATCAGGAATTTATTTAAAGAATTGAGTAACAACACAATACGAGGTATTCACAATAACAATAATACGGATACGATCGAGATTTACAATAACACAATATTCAATCTTTTAAGTGATTCAGGTGCAGGGCGTGTAGACGGGATCTACTGTTTCGGTTCACAGGCAGACGGATATGAAAGTATTTATGATAATACTTTATACAACCTTGTCAATAACAGCACCGGAAATACAACGGGAATCTTTACACAGAACTCGAACGGTTCGGATAACAGGACAATTAATGTAAGCGGGAATGAGGTTCATGATGTTGTAAATGAAGGTGCGGGACAGACGGGAGGTATTTTCGTCGATGGCAGCAGTATGGGAAACATATCGGCAAACCGTGTTTACAACATTATCAATGAAGGAGCTGACGAAGTAACCTATAGTCCTGCATATGGAATGCTGCTAGATGGAAGCGCGGGTTATACGAATTATAATGTGTTTAATAATATGATTAGCGAGATATACGCGCCTTTGGATAATTCGGGGTATGGTATACCGGGGCTATGGATAGACGGCGGTGATACTGCGAATATTTTTTATAATACCATTTATATGGATGGGAGCTCACCGGGTACGAACTCAGCCAGTTTTGCTTTGTATCTAAACGGGAACACCGATGCTACATTAAAGAATAACATTCTTGTAAACAAATTTACCACCGGAACAACAATTGGCATATTTAATACAGGTGGAGCCATCTATAATCCTGCTTCGAACAATAATAACGTATATGTATCCGGCGGACCGCTTAACATATACTATCTCGACAGCATGACTCTTCATACCACATTTAGCGCGTTTCAGACGGCGGTAGCACCGGCGGAAACAAATTCATTTACAGAAAACAGTCCATTTATGAATGTATCCTCGCACCCATACAATCTGGATATGAAGACAAATGTGGCTACACTCTGTGAAGGCGGGGCAATGCCGATAGCAGGAATAACGACGGATATACACGGCACGACAAGAAACCCGACAATGCCCGACGTGGGGGCGGATGAGTTCAATGGGATCGGTCCTATCACGCAGGCTCCCGTGCTGGTATATCCGGCTAATAATGCTGTACTGGTAGAAGTAAACCCCTTAATGAACTGGGATGACGTTGGCAGTGCAGTAAATTACCACATACAGATATCGACCGATTCCACTTTCGGAAGCACACTAGTGGATGTCGATACCGTAACATCATCACAATTGCAGCTAGGCAATAACTTTCTCGCCGTCAATACAAAATACTACTGGAGAGTGAGCGGAAAGAATACCCTGGGAGAAGGACCTTTCTCATCCGTATGGAATTTTACTACCGGCGTAACTAATATAGAGCCTTCATCATTACCGACTGTCTATGAGCTATACCAAAACTACCCTAACCCATTCAACCCAACAACAAAGATAAAGTTCGACATACCAAAGTCGGGTTTTGTATCGTTGAAAGTTTATGATATTACCGGCAGGGAGATAGCTACGCTAGTTAATAACGACCTGGAGCCACAGAGATATGAGGTAGAGTGGAATGGATCACAATTTGCCAGCGGAGTGTATTTTTTCCGGATTACGGCAGGTGACTTTGTGAAGGTACAGAAGATGATATTGGTGAAGTAG
- a CDS encoding DUF4870 domain-containing protein, with protein MTDQTNTENITSDDKLMALVVNIGSIFSGMILPLVIYLIYRKKNKFVSFYSLQSLYFHIFLIIMLIVLWNVVGIILFSLNVNIDNADEMFTRQWFTKELIIQGSIFILYIVSAIFLIRVGFKANKGLIVKLPLAGKMAYEKVYEEEYKKSFNLNRNYKSEFTYKDKTSEQKRGKGLI; from the coding sequence ATGACGGATCAAACCAACACAGAAAACATAACCTCCGATGACAAACTAATGGCGCTCGTAGTAAATATAGGCTCCATATTCTCAGGTATGATTCTGCCCCTGGTTATTTACCTGATATACAGAAAGAAAAATAAATTTGTAAGCTTTTATTCACTCCAATCCCTTTACTTTCATATCTTTCTCATTATTATGCTCATTGTTTTATGGAATGTTGTAGGTATTATTCTTTTTTCATTAAATGTTAACATTGATAATGCAGATGAGATGTTTACACGGCAATGGTTCACAAAAGAGCTTATAATTCAAGGAAGTATATTTATTTTATATATTGTGTCGGCAATTTTTCTGATCAGAGTGGGATTCAAAGCAAATAAAGGGCTGATAGTTAAACTCCCTCTTGCCGGGAAAATGGCATACGAAAAGGTCTATGAAGAAGAATACAAAAAATCTTTTAATCTCAACCGAAATTATAAATCCGAATTCACCTACAAAGACAAGACCTCCGAACAAAAACGCGGAAAGGGACTAATATAA
- a CDS encoding DUF4870 domain-containing protein, whose translation MEHQSPPNLTQDERLMSLFCHIIGGIILSIILYFVMSDSKFVRFHALQSIFFHSLMIILIMILFIIYFFIANIMRYNDSHVCLLFLILLCIIGFSFGSLIYSIMVGVSAFQGKLKEYPIVGRWAYDKIYQGLYF comes from the coding sequence ATGGAACATCAATCCCCGCCAAATTTAACACAGGATGAGAGATTAATGAGTTTGTTTTGCCATATCATCGGAGGCATCATCTTATCGATAATCCTTTACTTTGTTATGAGCGATTCAAAATTCGTGCGCTTTCATGCTCTGCAGTCAATCTTTTTCCATTCATTGATGATCATACTAATTATGATCCTTTTTATTATCTATTTCTTTATAGCCAATATCATGAGATACAACGATAGTCACGTATGTCTCCTCTTCTTAATCCTTCTATGTATAATTGGTTTTTCGTTCGGAAGTCTTATCTACAGTATAATGGTCGGTGTGTCTGCATTTCAGGGAAAGCTCAAAGAATATCCTATCGTCGGCAGGTGGGCTTACGATAAGATCTACCAGGGATTATACTTCTGA
- a CDS encoding ABC transporter permease subunit: MRFILSILLFFALLSSSHSQTLKVGAKAFNEGYILAEIQSQLLEDAGFTVERTFNLGGTLICFEALKNGEIDTYPEYTGTISEEILKLNTKPSEDELRSRLLGQYKLNITPSYGFNNTYALTMKRETADRLGVRKISDLTAHPDITIALSYEFLKRKDGWDNLASFYSLKNKPVGIEHGLAYQALDEGKIQLTDAYSTDGEIEKYDLVILDDDRSFFPKYYALSFYRDQLDPKALTALEKLDGQITESEMQDMNYKVLYENKTFGEIAHEFLSKKNLLDNTTGHTSSSWLMEILDKTLTHIWLTSFALILSILVALPLGIWIYYFSSAARPILYVAGLLQTIPSIALLAFMIPLFGIGVLPAIVALFLYALLPILRNTATGLFSVDPLLKKVGTGMGLTRWQKLRYVELPLSFPTIIAGIKTAAVINIGTATLAAFIGAGGLGEFIVTGLSLNNTNLILMGAVPAALLAILVEFFFEMVERVLVPKHLKMKLEN, translated from the coding sequence ATGAGATTTATCCTATCCATATTACTTTTTTTTGCTTTATTATCTTCCTCACACTCTCAGACTCTTAAAGTCGGTGCAAAAGCATTCAACGAAGGCTATATCCTCGCCGAAATACAATCACAGCTCCTCGAAGATGCCGGCTTCACCGTCGAACGCACATTCAATCTTGGCGGCACGCTCATTTGTTTTGAAGCACTGAAAAACGGTGAGATAGATACTTACCCGGAATACACAGGTACAATTTCCGAGGAAATTTTAAAGCTGAATACAAAACCATCTGAGGACGAACTCCGCAGCCGGCTGCTGGGTCAATATAAACTCAATATTACTCCCTCATACGGTTTCAATAACACTTACGCCCTCACAATGAAACGTGAAACCGCCGATCGTCTTGGCGTCAGAAAAATATCTGACCTTACCGCTCACCCTGATATCACTATTGCGCTCAGCTACGAATTCCTGAAACGAAAGGACGGCTGGGATAATCTCGCGTCTTTCTACAGCTTGAAAAATAAACCCGTAGGCATAGAGCATGGACTCGCCTACCAGGCGCTCGATGAAGGAAAGATTCAGCTCACCGATGCATACTCCACTGACGGAGAAATAGAAAAATATGACCTTGTCATACTCGACGACGACAGAAGCTTCTTCCCTAAATACTATGCGCTCTCTTTTTACAGGGATCAGCTTGACCCCAAAGCCCTCACTGCCCTCGAAAAACTCGACGGGCAGATAACCGAATCCGAAATGCAGGACATGAATTACAAGGTCCTGTACGAAAATAAGACCTTCGGTGAGATCGCTCACGAATTTCTTAGTAAAAAGAATCTACTGGATAATACAACCGGGCATACTTCGTCATCCTGGCTTATGGAGATCCTCGATAAGACTTTGACTCATATCTGGCTTACGTCGTTTGCCCTGATTCTATCTATACTGGTAGCTTTGCCCCTGGGGATATGGATATATTACTTCTCCTCTGCCGCGCGTCCGATACTATATGTCGCCGGTCTTTTACAGACAATACCTTCCATCGCCCTCCTTGCATTCATGATACCCTTGTTCGGTATCGGGGTCTTGCCCGCTATCGTGGCTCTGTTCCTGTACGCGCTCCTGCCCATCCTCCGTAACACCGCCACCGGCTTATTCTCCGTCGACCCTCTGCTCAAAAAGGTCGGTACCGGGATGGGCCTCACCCGCTGGCAAAAACTCCGCTATGTCGAGCTCCCGCTCTCCTTCCCTACGATAATCGCTGGAATCAAAACCGCCGCCGTGATAAATATCGGCACCGCAACACTTGCTGCTTTCATTGGGGCGGGGGGACTCGGTGAATTTATAGTTACGGGGCTGTCGCTGAATAATACTAACCTCATACTAATGGGGGCCGTACCCGCGGCGTTATTGGCTATACTGGTGGAGTTCTTCTTCGAAATGGTAGAGCGTGTCCTCGTCCCAAAACATCTCAAAATGAAACTGGAAAACTAA
- a CDS encoding YdeI/OmpD-associated family protein: protein MPKKDKRVDAYIAKAQPFAKPILKHLRELVHKASPLLEENIKWNAPSFEYKGNVCGFASFKEHVTFGFWKAAIMKDAKKFLAADTAWGHLGKIKKLSDLPSDKKIIAYVKEAVDLNEKGIKLPRSIKSGEKKPAPEPPDYFMKELKKNKKAMGAFAAFSPAHKREYIEWITEAKTDATRDKRIATAIEWMSEGKSRHWKYKNC, encoded by the coding sequence ATGCCTAAAAAAGATAAACGCGTCGACGCTTACATTGCAAAAGCACAGCCATTCGCTAAACCTATCCTGAAACACCTGCGAGAACTAGTTCATAAAGCCTCACCTTTGCTTGAGGAAAATATAAAATGGAACGCCCCGAGCTTCGAATACAAAGGCAATGTTTGCGGATTTGCTTCATTCAAAGAACATGTCACCTTTGGATTCTGGAAAGCCGCCATTATGAAGGATGCAAAGAAATTTCTCGCCGCCGACACCGCCTGGGGACATCTGGGAAAAATTAAAAAACTCTCCGATCTCCCTTCCGATAAAAAGATTATAGCTTATGTAAAAGAAGCCGTCGACCTAAACGAAAAAGGCATAAAACTGCCTCGCTCTATTAAATCCGGAGAGAAAAAGCCCGCTCCCGAACCCCCTGACTACTTTATGAAAGAATTGAAAAAAAACAAGAAAGCGATGGGCGCCTTCGCCGCTTTTTCACCCGCTCATAAACGCGAATATATAGAGTGGATCACCGAAGCAAAAACCGATGCTACGCGTGATAAACGAATCGCAACTGCCATCGAATGGATGTCCGAAGGAAAATCCCGTCACTGGAAATATAAAAACTGCTAG